From Cataglyphis hispanica isolate Lineage 1 chromosome 3, ULB_Chis1_1.0, whole genome shotgun sequence, a single genomic window includes:
- the LOC126859254 gene encoding uncharacterized protein LOC126859254 has protein sequence MVPTQQDSPSNSGIPIVFGSLLVDQNSPTPYSDATQTKKNNPNRIKRPMNAFMVWSQMERRKICEVQPDMHNAEISKKLGKKWKLLSEEARQPFRDEAERLRQLHQKQYPNYKYRPRKKTSKPAEVSKTKERKRPRKSTSLSTSLSTSLPLSSPSPSASSSPSPSPSPSSSSSLSTPSNSPMVHTSYVATSPMSPPSAAPAASHATRTRNDNNNNNTQQQTLKKPMKRLQTLPSGKPVSRLNSKQVRLTLETLETPRNTLHSDVDYTSAPPIVTAKVPTSPTCDTPDSPESATFYDDNYSSESAPTVQALYNVIPVKIKQEPKVEIDNTNDFASKNVLPDITSVMRTNNRGYCRANSTCSIRQSATNFHIKEEKLKETIFGMKRETSPFRTWSQSMLMDAAVPSNAALLTSQSPVMSSIPTTTTTGTTGALLADDSLLTDDFSNIGCPVKLEELINNAELSDDLSELADLTTSMEEMEDMKDVDFTSSTSDIMAILLNHSDDWTSPSF, from the coding sequence ACTAAGAAAAACAATCCGAACCGGATCAAAAGGCCTATGAACGCATTCATGGTCTGGTCACAAATGGAACGCAGAAAAATCTGCGAGGTACAGCCGGATATGCATAATGCCGAGATCAGCAAGAAATTAGGGAAGAAATGGAAGCTGTTATCGGAGGAGGCTAGGCAGCCATTCAGAGACGAGGCCGAGCGGTTGAGGCAGCTTCATCAAAAACAATATCCAAACTACAAGTACCGACCTAGGAAGAAGACCTCGAAACCCGCGGAAGTCTCCAAGacaaaggagagaaagagaccgCGGAAATCAACGTCATTATCAACGTCATTATCAACGTCATTGCCGCTATCGTCGCCATCGCCATCGGCATCGTCCTCGCCATCACCATCTCCGTcaccatcatcatcgtcgtcattATCAACGCCATCGAACAGCCCGATGGTGCATACTTCATACGTGGCCACCTCTCCAATGTCGCCGCCATCAGCGGCACCTGCCGCTAGTCACGCTACCAGAACGAGGAacgataacaataacaataataccCAGCAGCAGACCTTGAAGAAGCCGATGAAGAGGCTGCAGACTTTGCCGAGCGGCAAACCAGTATCCAGGTTGAACTCTAAGCAAGTCCGATTGACCTTGGAGACTCTGGAGACACCGCGTAATACATTGCACTCTGATGTGGATTACACTTCGGCGCCACCCATAGTGACCGCTAAAGTGCCCACCAGCCCGACCTGCGATACCCCGGATTCACCCGAATCCGCCACTTTCTACGACGATAACTACTCCTCAGAGTCTGCTCCCACGGTCCAAGCACTCTACAATGTCATTCCTGTCAAGATCAAGCAGGAACCTAAAGTGGAAATTGATAACACAAACGATTTCGCCAGCAAGAATGTTTTGCCGGACATAACATCGGTGATGCGAACGAACAATCGCGGATATTGCCGCGCGAACTCGACTTGTAGCATTCGGCAGTCGGCGACGAATTTCCACATCAAGGAAGAGAAGCTGAAGGAGACGATTTTCGGTATGAAGCGGGAAACGAGTCCGTTCAGGACGTGGTCGCAATCTATGCTAATGGACGCGGCCGTTCCGTCCAACGCGGCGTTACTTACGTCGCAATCGCCCGTCATGTCGTCCATCCCTACGACTACGACGACTGGCACTACGGGAGCCCTTCTTGCCGATGACTCTTTGCTCACCGACGATTTTAGCAACATTGGTTGCCCGGTCAAACTCGAAGAATTGATAAACAACGCCGAACTGTCCGACGACCTGTCCGAACTGGCTGATTTGACGACGAGCATGGAGGAGATGGAGGACATGAAGGACGTAGATTTCACGTCTAGCACATCTGACATCATGGCCATACTTCTCAATCATAGTGACGATTGGACCTCGCCAagcttttga